In one Candidatus Nitronereus thalassa genomic region, the following are encoded:
- a CDS encoding ABC transporter permease has translation MRIFHLSNSPIIFRLGIPLGILGLWTGLAILGPLLPLSPNAITLPNILLPGNPEEWLGFDDLGRPIADRLIVGAQTSCFVAFTVVAISLSIGSLLGTISGYVGGWTDFAFVRIIDVFLAFPGILLAIALAGVMGPGIDNVVIALSVVGWVGYARLARAQVLSIKERDHVSAAVAIGTGPAGIMMRHLLPLISAPLIVEASFGIAGVVIGEAGLSFLGLGVQAPAASWGSMIRDGTRYMLVAPHMVIAPGLALMLVVLAVNLLGDWLRDWLDVKLQTRKE, from the coding sequence TTGAGAATTTTTCATTTATCCAACAGTCCTATAATTTTTCGGCTTGGCATACCGTTAGGCATTCTTGGACTTTGGACTGGGCTCGCTATATTGGGACCGCTTCTCCCTCTTTCCCCAAATGCTATCACCCTACCCAATATTCTTTTGCCAGGAAACCCAGAGGAATGGTTGGGCTTCGACGATTTAGGACGACCGATTGCTGATCGACTCATTGTGGGCGCTCAGACTTCGTGTTTCGTGGCATTTACTGTCGTCGCGATATCTCTCTCCATCGGCAGTCTTTTAGGTACGATCAGCGGCTATGTGGGAGGGTGGACGGATTTCGCTTTCGTGCGAATCATCGATGTTTTCTTGGCATTTCCTGGCATCCTCCTGGCAATTGCACTGGCCGGCGTCATGGGGCCAGGGATTGATAACGTTGTGATTGCGCTATCTGTCGTTGGGTGGGTGGGATATGCCCGGCTTGCGCGTGCGCAAGTGCTCTCGATCAAAGAACGCGATCATGTTTCTGCTGCGGTGGCCATTGGCACAGGTCCTGCCGGGATTATGATGCGTCACTTGCTTCCTTTGATTAGTGCCCCCTTAATCGTTGAAGCCAGCTTTGGCATTGCAGGTGTCGTGATTGGCGAAGCCGGGTTATCCTTTTTGGGATTAGGCGTCCAAGCACCAGCCGCGTCATGGGGTAGCATGATCCGTGATGGCACACGCTACATGCTTGTCGCCCCGCATATGGTAATCGCCCCGGGCTTGGCTTTAATGTTGGTCGTCTTGGCTGTGAATTTGCTCGGTGATTGGCTTAGGGATTGGTTGGATGTGAAGTTACAAACACGTAAGGAATAA
- the nikB gene encoding nickel ABC transporter permease, translating to MQFLLSRLLTALGVILGVLCVVFLFLHLVPGDPVEVMLGESAQAADRATLRQALGLDDPLPVQLWSYLQDLAQLNLGTSLYSGRPISELLWERLPATIELGVAALLLALTLALPLGVFAAIKKETVWDFGAMGFALFGVSIPNFWMGPMLILLGALWLGWFPVSGREGFTSIVLPAITLGTAMAAILSRMVRSTLLEVLTEDFIRTARSKGLTEWAITFRHGLRNALLPVITLLGLQLGALLSGAVITETVFSWPGIGSLVVEAIHRRDYPVVQAAVLLISMTYVLVNLFTDLVYAWVDPRVRLSK from the coding sequence ATCCAATTTCTTCTTTCACGACTCCTCACAGCACTTGGCGTTATTCTCGGCGTCTTGTGTGTGGTATTTCTGTTTTTACACTTGGTCCCAGGTGATCCCGTGGAAGTCATGTTGGGAGAATCCGCACAAGCGGCTGATCGAGCAACCCTTCGCCAAGCCCTAGGATTGGATGACCCGCTCCCTGTGCAATTGTGGTCATATTTGCAGGACCTAGCACAATTGAATTTGGGAACCTCTCTGTATTCGGGACGGCCTATTTCCGAACTCTTGTGGGAACGACTTCCCGCCACCATCGAACTAGGAGTGGCAGCCCTGCTTCTCGCGCTTACCCTTGCCTTACCACTAGGAGTCTTCGCCGCAATCAAAAAGGAAACTGTTTGGGATTTTGGTGCAATGGGTTTTGCCTTATTCGGCGTATCAATTCCAAACTTCTGGATGGGCCCGATGTTGATCCTCTTGGGGGCATTATGGCTTGGGTGGTTTCCCGTCAGCGGACGCGAAGGCTTCACATCCATTGTTCTTCCGGCTATCACCTTAGGCACCGCAATGGCCGCGATTTTATCTCGCATGGTTCGCAGCACATTGCTGGAAGTATTAACAGAGGATTTTATTCGGACGGCCCGCAGCAAAGGACTCACCGAATGGGCAATTACCTTTCGACACGGTCTTCGAAATGCTCTTCTCCCCGTAATCACATTGTTAGGTTTACAACTGGGTGCGCTCCTCAGTGGCGCGGTTATTACGGAAACCGTGTTTTCTTGGCCTGGCATTGGCTCCCTGGTCGTAGAAGCCATTCATCGGCGCGACTATCCGGTAGTGCAAGCAGCCGTGCTCTTGATTAGCATGACCTACGTCTTGGTTAATCTGTTCACAGACCTGGTGTACGCGTGGGTTGATCCACGAGTGAGACTTTCCAAATAA
- a CDS encoding ABC transporter substrate-binding protein — MLHSSVVTRLLILIGPTLLIRFAWALGTLCLFLFLSACAEPQTDSLRFGLASAPTNLDPRFATDATSDRVNRLLYERLVDFNDAFEPRPALAEWEQISPRHFRFHLKPDRAPFHDGTPLTAQDVKATYDFILDANNASPHRGTLALIDHIAVQDETTVDFHLNRPDLLFPSFLTLGILPNHLMQKNHPFHSHPIGSGPFSFVTRPDETRLELLRLKDRQLLTFIKVQEPTVRALKLLAGEIDMLQNDVPPELVTYLAKDPQLSIQRHPGTNFSYIGVSLEDPYTKQLLVRQAMAHAIDRESVIRYVLSGAARTAQSLLPPDHWAGALELKQYEYNPEKARSLLAQAGFSSHAPLRLTYKTSSDPFRVRLATILQHQLAQVGIQVDLRSYDWGTFYGDIKAGRFQIYSLSWVGVKTPDIFHYVFHSESIPPNGANRGRFSSHEADRLIDQANHAQDIVDKKQYYQALQGYLSEVLPYVPLWYEDHVFIARREITGFRMANDGNFDGLKDVQRTAPTLSM; from the coding sequence ATGTTACACTCTTCAGTCGTGACCAGACTCCTAATCCTCATTGGCCCTACATTGTTGATTCGTTTTGCTTGGGCCTTAGGGACCTTATGTCTCTTCCTTTTTCTCTCGGCCTGCGCTGAACCTCAGACGGATTCCCTGCGTTTCGGCCTGGCAAGTGCTCCAACGAACCTTGATCCTCGGTTTGCTACAGATGCCACATCTGATCGCGTGAACCGCCTCCTATACGAACGACTCGTGGATTTTAACGACGCCTTTGAACCCAGGCCTGCCTTAGCGGAGTGGGAGCAAATCAGTCCTCGGCATTTTCGATTCCACCTCAAACCCGATCGCGCCCCTTTTCATGACGGGACACCATTGACCGCGCAAGACGTGAAAGCGACGTATGACTTTATTTTGGATGCCAACAACGCCTCGCCACATCGAGGGACGTTAGCCCTGATTGATCACATTGCCGTTCAGGACGAGACCACAGTTGATTTTCATCTTAATCGCCCTGATTTGTTATTCCCTAGTTTTCTAACTCTCGGCATTCTGCCCAACCACCTCATGCAAAAGAATCACCCCTTCCATTCTCATCCTATAGGAAGCGGTCCCTTTTCATTTGTCACACGCCCCGATGAGACGAGGCTAGAACTCCTCCGGCTAAAAGACCGTCAACTGTTGACCTTTATTAAGGTGCAGGAGCCAACGGTTCGCGCACTCAAACTCCTCGCGGGGGAAATCGACATGTTGCAAAATGATGTGCCCCCTGAGCTCGTTACCTATTTAGCGAAAGATCCTCAGCTTTCCATACAACGCCACCCAGGAACTAATTTTTCCTATATAGGTGTGAGCTTAGAAGACCCTTACACCAAACAACTGTTGGTTCGACAGGCCATGGCCCATGCGATTGATCGGGAGTCTGTCATTCGATACGTCTTAAGTGGAGCGGCTCGAACTGCTCAGTCGTTGTTACCTCCAGACCACTGGGCCGGGGCTCTTGAACTGAAGCAATACGAATATAACCCAGAGAAAGCTCGCTCGCTCTTGGCTCAAGCAGGATTTTCTTCTCATGCACCTTTGCGACTCACCTACAAAACATCAAGTGATCCCTTCCGCGTCCGGCTGGCGACAATCCTTCAACATCAATTGGCTCAAGTCGGGATCCAAGTCGACCTTCGAAGTTATGACTGGGGAACTTTTTATGGCGACATCAAAGCGGGACGCTTTCAAATATATAGCCTCTCCTGGGTAGGAGTAAAAACCCCCGATATCTTTCATTACGTGTTTCATAGCGAATCCATTCCACCAAATGGCGCCAACCGTGGCCGATTCTCCAGTCATGAAGCAGATCGACTTATTGACCAAGCGAATCATGCCCAAGACATCGTTGACAAGAAACAGTATTATCAAGCCCTTCAAGGTTATCTGTCCGAAGTCTTACCCTATGTGCCCTTGTGGTATGAAGATCATGTGTTTATCGCGCGACGGGAGATTACCGGATTTAGGATGGCCAACGATGGAAACTTCGATGGGCTGAAAGACGTTCAGCGCACCGCACCAACTTTGTCAATGTAA
- a CDS encoding NADP-dependent oxidoreductase: protein MKAIAIQAFGGRDKLELMDLPIPAVGPHDVRVRVKAAGVNPVDWKIREGFLRDLIPYEFPIILGWDVAGVIDQIGNEAPIHQIGDEVYAYCRLPVIQHGSYAEYIVLPANIVAKKPTSLSFIQAASIPLAALTAYQSLFDAGGLERGQTVLIHAAAGGVGGFAVQLAKHRGATVIGTASPSNHDYLLGLGADRVIDYGTQDFRQVIREWYPSGIDLVYDCVGGEVLEQSVEVLNSTGCLVTIVEPGRAENMKEQGHNVRFVFVAPNAYQLDELTKMADQGQLHTHVASTFPLEQAAQAHEILEGQHVQGKLVLTVG, encoded by the coding sequence ATGAAGGCAATAGCCATTCAGGCGTTTGGGGGTCGGGACAAACTTGAATTGATGGATCTTCCTATTCCCGCGGTTGGGCCGCATGACGTTCGAGTCAGGGTCAAGGCTGCAGGCGTGAATCCCGTCGACTGGAAAATTCGTGAAGGGTTTTTACGGGACCTGATCCCCTATGAATTTCCGATCATACTAGGATGGGACGTGGCTGGGGTGATCGATCAAATTGGAAATGAGGCACCGATTCATCAAATTGGCGATGAAGTGTATGCGTATTGCCGTTTGCCGGTAATTCAGCATGGTTCCTATGCTGAGTATATTGTCTTGCCAGCCAACATCGTAGCCAAAAAACCCACGAGCCTGTCGTTTATTCAAGCGGCTTCCATTCCCCTTGCGGCCCTCACTGCGTATCAATCGTTATTCGATGCTGGTGGGTTAGAGCGAGGACAAACCGTCTTGATTCATGCGGCCGCGGGAGGGGTCGGCGGGTTTGCCGTGCAACTCGCGAAACATCGTGGCGCCACCGTGATTGGGACAGCAAGTCCATCCAATCATGACTATCTTCTCGGGTTGGGGGCTGATCGGGTTATTGATTATGGGACGCAGGATTTTCGGCAGGTGATTCGAGAGTGGTATCCTTCGGGAATTGATCTTGTCTATGATTGCGTGGGCGGGGAGGTATTGGAACAAAGCGTAGAAGTCCTCAACTCTACCGGATGCCTCGTGACCATTGTGGAGCCGGGTCGAGCTGAAAACATGAAAGAGCAAGGTCACAACGTGCGTTTCGTGTTTGTGGCTCCCAATGCTTACCAACTTGATGAGTTGACAAAGATGGCCGATCAAGGCCAATTGCACACCCATGTGGCTAGCACGTTCCCTCTTGAGCAAGCGGCACAAGCCCATGAAATTCTCGAAGGCCAGCATGTACAAGGGAAGTTGGTACTGACTGTCGGGTGA
- a CDS encoding TM0106 family RecB-like putative nuclease, whose product MKTITAQDLYNLTKCHHRVYLDSNGNPQEKGEVGSFVKLLWELGLQTEREYIESLGEMPVVDLGILSVEQGFQETLRLMKEGVPLIYQGCLIDGPYVGRPDLLFKRDEGESRFGPYLYEAIDIKAGKGWEGGEGRKPKFKEHYAFQIMFYRMLLERIQGAVVAEGRIINVDKQIEAFDPMSFALPFQSALEEATQLVYGQETSEPVLGSQCLLCEWFGRCHRWVKTHDDPSGLFFVGKQKFRLKEVGLRTIHDIAKMEVSHYLSPANKIPRMGEKALTRMKQRAGIMLSGKPWVRQGYFFPQTARDIYFDIEDDPTQGLTYLFGLAIHDHTGPPVFRYFVARDPTEEEQTVRAFWEFIASAGDVTYYVYSHKERSSLRQLMERYELDPDVFTTYVEREYDLYSDLIVNYSDWPTFSYSIKQIAKHIGFHWRDTDPSGANSIAWYNEYLAHPEQEHLLTRILQYNEDDCLAMLAIKQFFERKAQEAQPENERC is encoded by the coding sequence ATGAAAACCATCACCGCCCAAGACCTCTATAACCTCACCAAATGCCATCATCGGGTATATCTGGATTCCAATGGCAATCCTCAGGAAAAGGGGGAAGTTGGATCATTCGTGAAACTCTTGTGGGAATTAGGGTTGCAGACGGAACGTGAGTATATCGAGAGCCTTGGCGAGATGCCGGTGGTGGATTTGGGAATCCTTTCGGTGGAGCAGGGATTTCAGGAAACCTTGCGCTTGATGAAAGAGGGCGTTCCATTGATTTATCAGGGTTGCCTGATCGATGGCCCCTATGTCGGGCGTCCGGATTTGCTGTTCAAGCGTGATGAGGGAGAGTCCCGTTTCGGACCCTATCTCTACGAAGCGATCGATATTAAAGCGGGAAAAGGTTGGGAAGGCGGAGAGGGGCGGAAGCCAAAGTTCAAAGAACATTATGCGTTTCAGATTATGTTCTATCGAATGCTGCTGGAACGGATTCAAGGAGCGGTGGTTGCTGAGGGGCGGATCATCAATGTGGATAAACAAATTGAAGCCTTTGATCCCATGAGTTTTGCTTTGCCCTTTCAGTCTGCCCTAGAGGAGGCTACCCAACTTGTCTATGGGCAAGAAACGTCTGAGCCGGTCTTAGGGAGCCAGTGTCTTCTATGTGAATGGTTTGGGCGCTGTCATCGGTGGGTCAAAACGCATGATGATCCTTCAGGCCTCTTCTTTGTGGGGAAGCAGAAGTTTCGTCTGAAGGAAGTCGGTCTTCGGACGATCCATGATATTGCCAAGATGGAGGTGAGCCATTATCTCAGCCCAGCGAATAAAATTCCTCGGATGGGAGAAAAGGCCTTAACACGGATGAAACAACGGGCTGGTATTATGTTGTCTGGGAAACCTTGGGTTCGACAAGGGTATTTCTTCCCTCAGACGGCGCGAGACATTTATTTTGATATTGAAGATGACCCGACTCAAGGCCTCACCTATCTGTTTGGTCTGGCGATCCATGATCACACCGGTCCCCCCGTCTTTCGGTATTTCGTGGCGCGAGATCCTACGGAAGAAGAACAAACCGTTCGGGCATTTTGGGAGTTTATCGCTTCCGCCGGCGATGTCACGTATTATGTCTACTCGCATAAGGAGCGCAGTTCGTTGCGGCAGTTGATGGAGCGGTATGAATTGGACCCCGATGTCTTCACAACGTATGTGGAACGAGAGTATGATCTGTATTCTGATTTGATCGTGAACTACTCTGATTGGCCTACCTTCTCCTACAGTATTAAGCAGATTGCGAAGCATATTGGGTTTCATTGGCGTGACACTGATCCTTCCGGAGCGAATTCCATTGCCTGGTATAACGAATATTTGGCACATCCAGAACAGGAACACCTTTTGACCCGGATCCTTCAATATAATGAGGACGATTGTTTGGCAATGCTGGCGATAAAACAATTTTTTGAACGTAAGGCCCAAGAAGCTCAACCTGAAAACGAACGATGTTGA
- a CDS encoding response regulator: protein MALKALIVDDEQAIVDLVRFHLEKEGMACFEAANGEKALQLAREHRPDLMVLDLMLPGVDGLEICRLLRRDQNTASIAIIMLTAKAEEVDRIVGLEMGADDYVVKPFSPRELVARVKAVLRRGQVPSTDVVQRLGELEVDEAKRQVRVGNVPVELTVKEFDLLCALIRAKGRVLNREQILESVWGYANAVDIESRTIDVHIRRLREKLGQESQRVVTVKGVGYRFEVEG from the coding sequence ATGGCCCTGAAAGCCTTAATTGTCGATGATGAACAGGCCATTGTGGATTTAGTACGTTTCCATCTAGAAAAGGAAGGGATGGCCTGTTTTGAGGCGGCGAATGGCGAAAAGGCACTTCAATTGGCTCGTGAGCATCGTCCTGACTTGATGGTGCTGGACTTGATGCTTCCAGGAGTCGATGGTCTGGAGATATGCCGACTCTTGCGTCGGGATCAAAACACGGCGTCCATCGCGATTATCATGCTCACCGCGAAAGCAGAGGAAGTGGATCGAATCGTGGGATTAGAAATGGGGGCGGATGATTATGTGGTCAAGCCCTTTAGTCCTCGTGAATTGGTCGCGCGCGTCAAAGCAGTGTTGCGGCGAGGTCAGGTGCCATCGACAGATGTGGTTCAGCGATTGGGTGAGTTGGAAGTAGACGAGGCGAAGCGTCAGGTTCGCGTGGGGAACGTCCCTGTTGAGTTGACGGTCAAAGAATTTGACTTGTTGTGCGCCTTGATTCGTGCCAAGGGACGAGTCCTGAATCGTGAGCAAATTTTAGAATCTGTTTGGGGGTATGCGAATGCCGTGGATATTGAATCCCGAACCATTGATGTGCACATTCGGCGGCTTCGTGAAAAGTTGGGTCAAGAAAGTCAACGTGTGGTGACAGTCAAAGGCGTAGGCTATCGCTTTGAGGTAGAGGGGTAA
- a CDS encoding sensor histidine kinase produces MRKQERPKGLSSTLAYWFVFMMALGLGAMALLSWVSSTSLGWGVGLCVIVVTAFILAKWLSRRVLGPVWELQGVAGTLLKRWGFEPERRDDLGNLTNQLVQLTSMSKARIQELELECAKVGAVLDSMVEGVIALDRQGRVILMNPSARRILDLDEEPVAGQSLLEVIRNRGLSDLVEVCRTLKPNEQCSREVELQLPAHRILEVNAMPLPETKGIVIVFHDISEVRRLEQVRAEFVANVSHELRTPLTAIKGYLETLLDDTPVEPATHRRFLEIAHTQADRLSRLISDLSRLSDIETGKVVLHFRAVGLREFVQDLFAIFENEAGKRGIILNNEVPDTISVWADRDRLSQIFVNLIDNALKYTPEGGRVSFQACERRHGVAGLQIIDTGQGIPPSDISRITERFYRVDKARSRDQGGSGLGLAIVKHLVQLHGGSLRIESVMGKGTTVDIELPVKAFHPLSIKSCETV; encoded by the coding sequence GTGAGGAAACAGGAACGGCCAAAAGGGTTGTCTTCCACGTTGGCTTATTGGTTTGTCTTTATGATGGCTCTCGGTTTGGGAGCCATGGCTTTGTTAAGTTGGGTGAGTTCAACTTCCTTGGGATGGGGTGTCGGTCTTTGCGTTATAGTGGTGACGGCTTTCATCTTGGCAAAATGGTTGAGTCGCCGGGTCCTTGGCCCGGTCTGGGAGTTGCAAGGTGTTGCTGGCACTTTACTTAAGCGATGGGGATTTGAGCCAGAACGGCGAGATGATTTAGGGAACCTCACCAACCAATTGGTTCAACTGACGTCCATGTCCAAGGCACGTATTCAGGAATTGGAATTGGAATGTGCCAAGGTCGGGGCAGTGTTGGATAGTATGGTCGAGGGTGTGATTGCGCTGGACCGTCAGGGTCGGGTGATATTGATGAACCCTTCGGCTCGGCGCATTCTGGACCTGGATGAGGAGCCCGTGGCTGGCCAATCGTTATTGGAAGTGATTCGGAACCGCGGGTTGTCGGACCTCGTCGAGGTATGTCGGACCTTAAAGCCTAACGAACAATGTAGCCGTGAAGTGGAGTTGCAGCTCCCAGCTCATAGGATTTTGGAAGTGAATGCCATGCCGCTGCCAGAGACGAAGGGGATTGTCATTGTCTTTCATGATATTTCCGAAGTGCGTCGATTGGAGCAAGTGCGAGCGGAATTTGTCGCGAATGTCTCACACGAGTTGAGAACCCCATTGACGGCAATCAAAGGATATTTAGAAACATTACTTGATGACACTCCAGTAGAACCGGCCACGCATCGTCGGTTTCTTGAGATTGCGCATACCCAAGCGGATCGCTTGAGTCGACTGATCAGTGATCTCTCTCGTCTTTCCGATATTGAAACCGGAAAAGTAGTGCTTCATTTTCGAGCCGTGGGGTTGCGAGAATTTGTTCAAGACCTCTTCGCTATCTTTGAAAATGAAGCCGGCAAAAGGGGCATTATCCTCAACAATGAAGTGCCAGATACCATAAGCGTGTGGGCTGACCGGGATCGTCTTTCGCAAATTTTTGTGAATCTCATAGATAATGCCCTGAAATATACGCCGGAGGGAGGCAGGGTATCGTTTCAAGCTTGTGAGCGCAGACATGGGGTTGCCGGGCTCCAAATCATTGATACTGGCCAGGGCATTCCCCCTTCCGATATTTCCCGAATTACCGAACGCTTTTATCGCGTGGATAAAGCCCGATCTCGTGACCAGGGGGGCTCTGGATTAGGGTTGGCCATTGTCAAGCATCTCGTTCAGTTGCATGGTGGTTCCCTTCGTATTGAGAGCGTCATGGGAAAAGGGACGACGGTGGATATCGAATTGCCCGTCAAGGCCTTTCATCCTCTCTCGATAAAGTCTTGCGAGACTGTTTAG
- a CDS encoding phosphate ABC transporter substrate-binding protein PstS family protein has protein sequence MQSQNFQRSHHKLKYAIAIIFSVTFCMGSTAFADSDSMVDPQWKSYARVSGISGNLNSIGSDTLNNLMTLWAEGFRKEYPNVKIQIEGKGSSTAPPALIEGTAQLGPMSRKMKDKEMDKFEAKFGYKPTAFPVAVDALAVYVNKDNPIQGLSMEEVDSIFSKTRRRGHRVDIDTWGKAGLNGPWKNVTVSLYGRNSASGTYGFFKKKVLNKGDYKDQVKEQPGSASVVQGITEDRGGIGYSGIGYRTSGVRAIPLSAKSGEPFYDPTFLNASSGKYPLARFLYVYVNKAPGKPLPPLTKEFLHYVYSQQGQMVVIKDGYFPLPQKLMDKKLTEMN, from the coding sequence ATGCAAAGTCAAAATTTTCAGCGAAGTCATCACAAATTGAAATATGCGATCGCGATAATTTTTTCTGTCACGTTTTGCATGGGATCTACGGCCTTTGCGGATTCGGACTCAATGGTGGATCCCCAATGGAAATCTTATGCCAGGGTGAGTGGGATTTCTGGGAATTTAAATAGCATTGGTTCGGATACCTTGAATAATCTCATGACCTTGTGGGCGGAGGGATTTCGTAAAGAATATCCTAATGTAAAGATTCAGATTGAAGGAAAAGGATCAAGCACGGCACCACCGGCCTTGATTGAAGGGACCGCACAGTTGGGTCCGATGTCCCGAAAGATGAAAGACAAGGAAATGGATAAGTTCGAGGCGAAGTTTGGGTATAAACCTACCGCCTTTCCTGTGGCGGTGGATGCTTTGGCTGTCTATGTGAACAAAGATAATCCCATACAGGGTTTGAGTATGGAAGAAGTCGATTCGATTTTTTCGAAAACTCGGCGAAGAGGACATCGCGTGGATATTGATACCTGGGGTAAGGCTGGGTTAAATGGCCCCTGGAAGAATGTGACAGTAAGTCTCTATGGAAGAAATTCTGCTTCTGGGACTTATGGGTTCTTTAAGAAAAAGGTTCTGAACAAAGGGGATTATAAAGATCAAGTGAAGGAACAACCTGGATCGGCCTCGGTCGTGCAAGGGATCACTGAGGATCGTGGCGGCATTGGCTATAGCGGAATTGGCTACCGAACCTCAGGAGTTCGGGCTATTCCCTTATCCGCAAAATCCGGAGAACCATTTTATGATCCCACCTTTCTCAACGCTTCATCGGGAAAATATCCACTGGCTCGGTTCCTCTATGTGTACGTGAATAAGGCACCAGGGAAACCATTGCCTCCATTGACCAAGGAGTTTTTACATTATGTCTATAGTCAGCAAGGGCAGATGGTCGTGATTAAGGACGGCTATTTTCCCTTACCTCAGAAACTCATGGATAAAAAGTTGACGGAAATGAATTAA